One region of Tachysurus vachellii isolate PV-2020 chromosome 11, HZAU_Pvac_v1, whole genome shotgun sequence genomic DNA includes:
- the grk5l gene encoding G protein-coupled receptor kinase 5, whose product MELENIVANTVLLKAREGGGGKRKGRSKKWREILRFPHISQCTELSRTIERDYFSLCEKQPIGRLLFRLYCETRPELLRCIHLLDAMEDYEVTPDEKRKSRGDQIIKKFLTKQSPECVDVLEGLAECCRENLELSPCKEIFSDCRKALHEYLSGAPFSDYQNSMYFDRFLQWKMLERQPVTKDTFRQYRVLGKGGFGEVCACQVRATGKMYACKKLEKKRIKKRKGESMALNEKQILEKVNSRFVVSLAYAYETKDALCLVLTIMNGGDLKFHIYNMGTPGFEKERVQFYAAEICCGLEHLHRESIVYRDLKPENILLDDNGHIRISDLGLAIKVPDGEAIRGRVGTVGYMAPEVINNERYGMSPDWWGLGCLIYEMTAGRSPFRARKERVKREEVEKRVQEEEEEYSDKFTEDTKAICRMLLAKDPKQRLGCKSECALEVKAHPFFKNINFKRLEAGILEPSFVPDPRAVYCKDVLDIEQFSTVKGVNLDQTDNDFYSKFATGSVSIPWQNEMIETECFSDLNVFGPQGTRSPDLDWAQPPEAPRRSLLDRLFRRNVRISSSSSHTEEPAREHNS is encoded by the exons atGGAGCTGGAGAACATCGTTGCTAACACAGTGCTCCTTAAAGCCAGAGAAG GTGGAGGAGGAAAGCGGAAAGGGAGGAGTAAGAAATGGAGGGAGATCCTTCGCTTCCCCCACATCAGCCAGTGCACAGAGCTGAGCAGGACCATCG agagggaTTACTTCAGCCTGTGTGAGAAGCAGCCCATAGGGAGACTGCTGTTTCGCCTCTACTGTGAGACCAGACCAGAGCTGCTGAGATGCATTCATCTGCTGGACgccatg GAGGACTACGAGGTGACGCCGGACGAGAAGAGGAAGAGTCGAGGAGACCAGATCATCAAGAAGTTTCTCAccaagcag tccCCAGAGTGTGTGGACGTATTAGAGGGTCTTGCCGAATGCTGCAGAGAGAACCTCGAGTTGAGTCCCTGCAAAGAGATCTTCAGCGATTGCCGCaa GGCTCTACATGAGTACCTGAGTGGAGCTCCGTTCTCTGATTACCAGAACAGCATGTACTTCGACCGCTTTCTCCAGTGGAAAATGCTGGAAAG GCAGCCGGTTACTAAAGACACGTTTCGACAGTACAGAGTGTTGGGAAAAGGAGGATTTGGAGAG gtgtgtgcaTGTCAGGTGAGGGCCACGGGGAAGATGTACGCTTGTAAGAAGCTGGAGAAGAAGAGGATAAAGAAGAGGAAGGGCGAGTCCATGGCGCTGAATGAGAAACAGATCTTGGAGAAAGTCAACAGCAGATTTGTG GTGAGTTTAGCATACGCATATGAAACCAAAGACGCTTTGTGTCTGGTGCTGACCATCATGAATGGAGGAGATCTGAAGTTCCACATCTACAACATGGGAACTCCAGGGTTTGAGAAGGAACGTGTGCAGTTCTACGCTGCCGAGATCTGCTGTGGTCTGGAGCACCTGCACAGAGAGTCCATCGTCTACAG GGATTTAAAACCAGAGAATATTCTATTAGACGATAATG gcCACATCCGGATCTCAGACCTGGGGCTGGCCATCAAAGTGCCTGATGGTGAGGCGATAAGGGGTCGAGTCGGCACTGTGGGCTACATGG CTCCGGAGGTGATCAATAACGAGCGATACGGCATGAGCCCTGATTGGTGGGGTCTGGGTTGTCTGATCTACGAGATGACGGCGGGCCGCTCGCCATTTCGCGCTCGCAAAGAACGAGTGAAGAGGGAGGAGGTGGAGAAACGAGtgcaagaggaagaggaggagtacAGTGACAAGTTCACAGAAGACACCAAAGCCATCTGCAGGATG cttttAGCCAAAGACCCTAAGCAGAGGCTAGGCTGTAAGTCAGAGTGTGCGTTGGAAGTCAAAGCTCATCCCTTCTTCAAGAATATCAACTTTAAGAGACTGGAGGCTGGAATTCTGGAACCTTCCTTCGTGCCTGAT ccgAGAGCGGTGTACTGTAAGGATGTGTTGGACATTGAGCAGTTTTCCACCGTTAAAGGAGTCAATCTGGACCAAACCGATAACGATTTCTACTCCAAGTTCGCCACAGGCAGCGTCTCTATACCGTGGCAGAATGAG ATGATTGAGACGGAGTGTTTTAGTGACCTTAATGTGTTCGGGCCTCAGGGGACTCGGTCCCCGGACCTGGACTGGGCTCAACCACCCGAAGCTCCACGCCGCAGCCTGCTGGACCGCCTCTTCAGGAGGAACGTGAggatctcctcctcctcctcacacacgGAAGAGCCGGCCCGAGAACACAACAGCTAA